In the Halosolutus gelatinilyticus genome, CCGGGACTTCCTCCCCGTAGACATCCCCTTCGAACGGGTCACCCACGTCCAGTACGCCTTCGCTCGGCCCGAAGAGGACGGCTCCGTGAATCTCGTCGGCGACAGCCACGGGCAGCAGATCTTCTACGCCGAGGAAGACTGGCAGGGGCCGAACCGCGGCAAGACGTTCGCCGAGTACGCCGCCGAACGGGACGACACCAAGTTCGTGCTGTCGATCGGCGGCTGGGGCGACTCCGAGTACTTCTCGGACGCGGCGCTGACCCAGGAGAACCGCGAGCGCTTCGCCAGCGACTGCGTGGAGTGGGTCGAGCGGGGGAACTTAGACGGGATCGACATCGACTGGGAGTTTCCCGGCGGCGGCGGCTGCACCGACGACGACCCCGCCTGCGGCACGAGCAACGTCGTTCGCGAGGGTGACCAGGAGCGCTTTACGCTCCTGTGTCAGGAAGTCCGCGAGCAACTCGACGAAGCCGCCGAGAACGATCCGAATCGCGACGAGCCGTACGAGCTGACCGCGGCGGTGAGCGCGAACCCCGAGATCGTCGAGGGCACGACCGACGGAAACGACGGGCTCGACCACGACGCGCTCTCGGAGATCCTCGACTTCGTCCAGGTGATGACCTTCGACTACCGCGGCATCTGGAGCGACACCACCGGCCACCACGCGCCGCTGATGGAGAACCCGGACGATCCGTTCGAGGAGTCCGACGTCTGGAACGCGCAGGCCGCCCTCGAGTACTGGGCGAACCAGGGCTGGGATCCCGCTCAGCTCAACATGGCGGTGCCGTTCTACGGCCGGAGCTGGACGGACGTTCAGCCGCCGGAAGGCGACTTCGGGACCGGCGCGGACGACGGGCTGTACCAGGAGTACGAGGGTGAAGGCCGAGACGCCAGCGGCGACGGCTCGTACCCGAGCTGGGACCCCGCTCAGGGGACCAGTTACGCCGGCGTCTGGGAGTGGTTCGACCTGGTCGGCGACGGCCGCGAGGGCAGCAACCCGGTCGACCTCGCCGGACCGAACTGGGAGACCTACTTCGACGAGGACGCCGTCACCGCCTGGAGCTGGAACGCCGAGGAGCGACTGATGATCTCCCACGAGACCGAAGAGTCGATGGAGGCGAAGATGACCTGGCTCAGGCAGTCGCCCTACGGCGGAACGATGCTGTGGGCGATCGGCGGCGACACCTACGAGGGCGATCTCATCGGCACGCTGTGGAACGCGCTCAACGGCTGACGACGGTCGAGATGCCGGCGCCGATCGTCCGAGTTGGCATCGCTCACGGGACCGAACGACTACCGGACACACGACAGCAAGCTACCGATGAAACGATCACGACGCGACCTACTGAACGACGCATCGAAGGTACCGATCCTGGCCGCCGGACTCGGCG is a window encoding:
- a CDS encoding glycosyl hydrolase family 18 protein; its protein translation is MKRTRRTVLSNATKLSALLAGIGASGAVAAQEDSYPEWDPDVAYTEGDRVVHGGYVWEAQWWTRGNEPGTGGEWGPWERIEEHDDGDDGGGDPTLVAAFSVSTQFPDPGESVEFDGGGSTGDIERYEWDLGDGTTATGQTVTHEFEEGQYDVTLTVENADGETDTDSITITAGRPSPDGKRVVAYYRQWAQYDRDFLPVDIPFERVTHVQYAFARPEEDGSVNLVGDSHGQQIFYAEEDWQGPNRGKTFAEYAAERDDTKFVLSIGGWGDSEYFSDAALTQENRERFASDCVEWVERGNLDGIDIDWEFPGGGGCTDDDPACGTSNVVREGDQERFTLLCQEVREQLDEAAENDPNRDEPYELTAAVSANPEIVEGTTDGNDGLDHDALSEILDFVQVMTFDYRGIWSDTTGHHAPLMENPDDPFEESDVWNAQAALEYWANQGWDPAQLNMAVPFYGRSWTDVQPPEGDFGTGADDGLYQEYEGEGRDASGDGSYPSWDPAQGTSYAGVWEWFDLVGDGREGSNPVDLAGPNWETYFDEDAVTAWSWNAEERLMISHETEESMEAKMTWLRQSPYGGTMLWAIGGDTYEGDLIGTLWNALNG